ACATCTTCCttaattcagtttattatttatatccgACTCCACAAACTCCCTTTATTTTAATAGAACACATATTGGAACATTGGTTTATCAGTcattgttcctgatgaagcagattctGCGAAACATGCTTAATAGTTATTTGAGACTGAATGCacactataaaatataatgtattcatTCCTGTTTTAGAATATAACAAATGATGCTTTTATAACTGAGAGGTTCCCAAATGGTGAGAAATTGGTATATGTTGTCTTACTTGTCCACTAGAACCCCCTAATGTTCTAAAAAGGGGCACATATAGTTCACTTAGGTGAGTACAGAATTCtacatgatttctttttttttatttatgtgtatctGAAGTTCAACTCAAACAATTTTGTTATGTATTTCCAAATAACAAAATGAGGAAGTCTTTTTTCCATTGAATTGATTTATAGTAAATTAAACTTGGAATTTTTGGTGATCTCAGACAACTTCTTTACCACGTGTGtctaatattttagaaaaccaCATCAAGGTATACACAGAGAGATGAAAATGCAGACTAAACTCTTCCGTTAAAAACATGGCCCACACGAAAAGAGCCACTTCCCTCATTAGTGCGTCAAAGACGTTTGAGGAGCTTGCATCTGTACGTAACAAGCTCACATCAAATAATCCTTAGAATGAAAATACTTCTAAACAATCAatgtctttttacttttattctgctAATGCTCCTGAAGTTTAGTGGTAagtgttttgtttatgtattttggtatctcttatgtgttttatgtaaatgGCCATACTGTAGAAGCGATATTTACTGTTAATGGAAACTTAGTCATAAATTATATTGAAGAGAGAGGGAAGAGCTAAAGAAAAAGGCAGAGAAAGCAAAAGATAGAAATGGATATATGGTAaatggagagggagagagaggaatCAAGcagggagaggggagaaagaggagAGTGGTGAAGAAGTGAGAGATTTAGGAAGAAAGCTACAGGAAAAAGAAATAGTGGGATAGAAGGAGGATGGGAAAGGGAGAAAGCTTGTAGGAAGAGAAGGACAGATGATAGAAGAAAAAAGGAGCTGAAGTAGGTAGAACCCCCATTTATGTTAGAGTGGAGGGGGTGTCTTTCTGTCTTTATGTTCTTGAATTTGGGTGACTTTTAGGTGGTTGAATAATCTGAAGTTATTGATTTTTGGCAATGTGTCTATTTCATTGAACAGCTGCTTGTTGATGTTTGGGCAAGGGTGAGCTCATGATAATAATGGGAGATTTTAGCTGCACTTCTTGCTGATGTGAAGATATAAATTGGTTCTATTTTTGATACCCTCTGTGGCTCCTTCTCTGTATTATCTGAAGTTACATCTGGACACAGTCTATCTGTCCAAGTttgaaatattgatatatatatatctatatatatatatatcaatcaatatTTCAAACTTGGACAGATAGCCTGTGTCCAGATGTAACTTATTTCCCCTATGTCTCCTGAAGTAGAAAGgtaaaaatcattgaaaagtGTGTATAACAGATTGCAGCTTTTTGTAAACAGTGGATAAacagtgtataatgtaataaataatcaaATAGAGATGTAGAGTGTATACCATCAATaggtttaaaaatgtaagttaaCCACAgtactgaatgaaaaaaaaagttggctgcTTGTCCagttgtcttcttttttttaatgattctttaTTGATTATTACTctatgaattattaatattaggatGTTAGTCAGAACAATGTTGCTTACGTTGATTTTCTATTAGATAAAGGTAACTTCAAAATCTTGTTTTCTGTATAATTGGTTTTCTGGATTGTCCCAAACACAGACATTCTTCATCATTGCATTTCATACAGAAAAAGATAGAGGTATAACCTAAATTTTACTGAAATGTGACATTATTTAGGCGTGACATGACAAAGCAATACATGATCTTAAAGAAATGTATGGAGTTTTCTATGAGTTCTATTGACTTTATTATCACCTCTATGCcctgattagaaaatatttttctacataaaCAAGACCTATAGatcctggtttattaaagatctccaaggctggaatagattcacttttatcagagaagctgataaaatacatttttgtattacatttttctaatacatttgctaacaaatagcaaattacttttaagatattctttccagatttgctggatcacccagcttcacagatggaagtgtatcctctccagtcttgaagatctttattaaatcagcccattGTATTGGATAATTACTATTTACCCATTTGGAGCTATAAGGTTGAATTACAAATTTTACAAGGTTGCTAGGatgattgtaaaaaataaaaaaataacataataaattaatgCACTTAAAATGAAAACTGACCCCAAACCATTTtacaggatcttagagcagttttgtaattaaaaagttttaataatatgttAGGAAAGGACCCTTATACAAAAATTAGGATTGTTACTGAGATAGGATGAATTGTTAGTGTTTTAgattattttgccattttattctCTCATTTTACCTTCCTAAGCACTGACTcataattatcattatattatggTAAACAGGGCCTTTGTGAGACAAATGATAACTGCATGGGTGTTATAGACTTACCAGAAATATAGGTTACTCACAATGGAAGTGGTCACAAACCTATGATACCATCAAAAATCTTAATCTGGGTTATTTTCTACATATCAATGAACAAATGCATTGATTCTTTGCATTCAGATATGGCATAACAAACTTAAGGCTGAACTTTAGAAAGATATAAATCAAATATCCATTTATTGAAGCTATGCAATATTTACAGGAACTGTTATAAAATCAACTAGTGTAAGTTTCCTAATTTGTAATAAACACAGCCTCCGGTAATTTATTGTTGAACAGCACTCTGACAATGGATAGCTAGCACTGGGAGCCAGCTAATCTCTATTGCTGTGTACATGTTTTATCAGAGGGTATCtggtacagttgacaatcgaaaatccggccatcgataatccgatTCCTTTACATTTCTGCCATTATTTTGGAgcgcatttttaatacagggactgtagtacactgtttggccacttatgttttgatggcactgttctgcagaaacagctgttagatcTTGCCTGCTACattaaatacacgttgagacgtccctgctgcctgctccctggaactgtgcaaGATGTttgcgggtgctgcgagaggaaggctggcctgtgtgtggaggtgagtataatcttaaaaaatccagaatttccAAAAATCCAGtgctcctcaggtctggaggttgcaggatttttgattgtcaactgtattagaaaaaaaatagaataagtaCAACAGGCTGTTGTGTGTTCATGAGCAACCTAATCTGTGGCAACAGTGGCAGTTGTAGACCCGGCCCTGTTGCCTGGCATGGGTGCCAGTAACCTAAAACTGGCTGTATAGTAATACAATTCTTAAAGCATGTAAAAAAGTCTCCATATATATTCCATATGTATGAAGCttagattttaaatgtatgtaaaagcctaaacttttttaaTGGGAAAGTGGATtgtgtgggcagcacggtggctcaggggttagcactctggcctttgcagcgctaggtcctaggttcgaatcccagccaggacactatctgcatggagtttgcaggttctgtctgtgtgtgtttcctccgggtactctggtttcctcccacatcccaaaaacatgcaataggattatttggtttccccccaaattgaccttagactacattaatgacatatcactatggtagggacattagattgtgagctcctttgagggacagttagtgacatgactatggactttgtacagtgctgtgtaatatgatggtgctatataaatactgtataataataaattgttatgtCTAGGGGAACATGCACTCTGGCTTTAAACTACTGGTATTGCAATGCAGTTGTTATGTCTTAGGGGAATAAACTCTGAACAAACAGGtatagaagtttttttaaatcaagtaGGAGGAGTATGATGAAAACAGTGCAATTTTCTATTCCTATTGTTAGGATAGATATGGTGATAGAGACCTAAAAGTATGGCCATTAAGGTCACAAAGAATCAGTAAAGAACTGTATATGTCCAATATCTTTCCAGATTGTGGGGAACAATATAGGATTCTGACCTAAGGTTTttacaaacacaatttatttattaaaaaaaaacttcaattaaCACAATTTAACGTATACATTTGCATTCCAACAGTTAATAGTGTAATGCAAATATGTATTCTTAAGAatcaaacaaagataaaaaaaaaatagttacaataatgtgcaagtatatatttttatagacttttaaatttaaatataataataataaatttacaaggccaacaaaattattttttagctataATAACGAATGAGAGCTTCAACTACCATTCTTGGCCGGAAATAATGCTCATTATGATAATATATGCAGTGCAGGTCTGTGAATGAAATAAGCCTAACTGACCCCCAAGACCCCTGATAAAGAGGGTTCCCTCTTTTAGTGATCTAAGGTCGAGGGATGGGATACATGATAGTACATTTGTATGTTTCTGTTCAATAAAACAAGAGAAGGCCAATAACGAGAGAGAATGGACTATGCATGTACAGTTCTGCCCCCCAATTTTGGTTGAGAAGACTGGAGTAGCACCAGGTCTGATGTATGGCAACTTCTTACCAGGTCAAGCAAAAATTCTAAGGTTAGTACCAAAGGGTTTAGTTAGCAGTGATAGACCTGATAAAATTTGGATATTTAAATGTGTAGCCATCCTCTAAACAATAGTATAgcataaacatttaaattgatGGAAAAATAGAGCAAGTTGTTACATAATACcatgatttgtaatatttgtggACAGTTGCTCATATGCCTCATatactttctttttgtttctgttacaGCACAAATCCCAGTGGACACtacaatacaatttttgaaaGTTTCCCGCAATGGTACTGTGGAGCTTTGCCATAATGAACAAGTTAAAAATGCCAAATTTAACTTGACTTTAGAAAAAGGCAATAATAGAGAAGTTGTGTGCCAGGTTTACACTTCtgggaataaaaaacaaatcgaCAACTGGGAAAACAAAGCACAGTGTCACTTTAATGAAACCAATCACTGGAATGAATCTAAAAGCATCTTTTTTATTACTCTCACTAACCTTAATGTCAAGCACACAGATACCTACACTTGTAACATAAAAACCTTTGCTCCACCTCCCTTCAAAACCCATGTGACTAAGACATTTGTTTACGTTCACGGTAAGAGCCAGTTGTCGAATATTGTATCTTTTGTCTTGAAGTTGTATATTTTCCTATGAATCTGGCCAACTAGTTCCTCTAAGTCTTATTATCATGTATACAAATACTGGTTGCATAGTTTACATGAACCAACTGAGCCAATGCATAAAACAAACTAAACTTGTTATCATTGTGAAGATGTTGTGATATcaacagcagccaatcagatctcagatgaaattagatttaaaagtaaaaaagtccCCATAATATGAGTAATGGAGTAAGGTTTGCCACCTCCCAAATGAGAAACACACTTTATAAAAATACCCAAATGCTGGGCTTATGGTTGCCCATATGGTGGAGCAATCATAAAAAGGCCAGGAGTTTCCATGGTGCAAAGCTTAATAAAAgatcaaaaatactttattgataAGCTATTTAGAAAAACTACTTTGACACATAAATgacatacatttgtaaatacaaatatacctTCCTGAATCAATCCACAAATGAACAAAGACATAAAGGTCACAGGTTTAAACCAGAAATTTTCTTTATCTCAATGTGTTTCGCAGAATAaaacccgcttcttcaggggaaagaGAAATATCACATTGGTTTTTTCAGAGATTTGTTGACATCAATATATaagaaacaacataaaaagaaactAACTTTtgttata
The Pyxicephalus adspersus chromosome 7, UCB_Pads_2.0, whole genome shotgun sequence genome window above contains:
- the LOC140334584 gene encoding uncharacterized protein, encoding MKILLNNQCLFTFILLMLLKFSAQIPVDTTIQFLKVSRNGTVELCHNEQVKNAKFNLTLEKGNNREVVCQVYTSGNKKQIDNWENKAQCHFNETNHWNESKSIFFITLTNLNVKHTDTYTCNIKTFAPPPFKTHVTKTFVYVHDAYCDMSDLLIWILCGVASFFFLCCIIMIYITIHRRHCKERETKTTELSKESNSEYMHMAAVPLVRPSVS